A region from the Vibrio sp. SS-MA-C1-2 genome encodes:
- a CDS encoding ABC transporter ATP-binding protein encodes MIKITGLSKKYNDKYVVKNANVLFPQGKVTSIIGPNGAGKSTLLSMAARLTDCDAGQIIIAGKMLDDWNQEELAKTLSVLRQSNNINMRFTVRELVSFGRFPYSQGRLTAKDNEIIDRALQQLDILNLQDRYIQQLSGGQRQMAFIAMIVAQDTDYIFLDEPLNNLDIKHSVDIMRTLKRLAKENNKAVVIVIHDINFASCYSDNIIAMKMGEVIKSGSVEEVIDADVLSDIYDIPFNIQEIDGQRISLYYQ; translated from the coding sequence GTGATTAAAATTACTGGGTTAAGTAAAAAATATAACGATAAATATGTGGTTAAAAATGCGAATGTGTTATTCCCTCAAGGAAAAGTAACCAGCATCATTGGTCCTAACGGTGCTGGTAAAAGTACCTTGCTTTCAATGGCAGCAAGACTAACTGATTGCGATGCGGGTCAAATAATTATCGCTGGTAAGATGTTGGATGATTGGAATCAAGAAGAATTAGCCAAAACGCTATCCGTGTTGCGTCAATCGAATAATATTAATATGCGTTTTACCGTGCGTGAACTGGTCTCGTTTGGTCGCTTTCCTTACTCGCAAGGGCGTTTAACAGCAAAAGATAATGAAATCATTGATCGTGCATTACAACAATTAGATATTCTAAACCTACAAGATCGTTATATTCAACAACTCTCTGGCGGTCAACGTCAAATGGCTTTTATTGCGATGATTGTTGCTCAAGACACCGATTATATTTTCTTAGATGAGCCGTTAAATAATCTTGATATTAAACATTCCGTCGATATTATGAGAACCTTAAAGCGCTTAGCTAAAGAGAATAATAAAGCGGTCGTGATTGTTATTCATGATATTAATTTTGCCTCTTGTTACTCCGATAATATTATTGCGATGAAAATGGGAGAGGTGATTAAGAGTGGTTCTGTTGAAGAGGTTATCGATGCGGATGTTTTAAGCGACATTTATGATATCCCGTTCAATATTCAAGAGATAGATGGTCAGCGAATCTCTTTATATTATCAATAG
- a CDS encoding ABC transporter permease: MKLTHFIAAIIFFALAIGSVFIGVANISFSDLLTGDGHALNILFTSRLARLFAIMLAGAGLSIAGLIMQQIVQNRFASPSTTGTIDCAMLGYIVALVLFSQQSNWVHLIIIFAFSMVGTMLFVQFLQRLKFKSTVMVPLIGIMYGSVISSMTTFIAYKYDLVQTLGSWTVANFASVLQGNYEFLYITFPVAVIAYLYANRFSATSVGESFAKNIGLNYQRIVMIGVVLVATLSSSVVMIVGMIPFLGLIVPNVVSLFIGDNMKRNLPWTAYTGVILVLSCDILGRLIIFPYEIPISMIISLLGGSIFIYLILRDKSNA; encoded by the coding sequence ATGAAACTAACACACTTTATTGCAGCGATTATCTTTTTTGCGTTAGCGATCGGTTCCGTTTTTATTGGTGTCGCCAATATCTCTTTTTCTGATCTATTAACTGGGGATGGTCACGCCTTAAATATCTTGTTCACTAGTCGATTAGCTCGACTTTTTGCCATTATGTTAGCTGGCGCTGGGTTGAGTATTGCTGGTTTAATTATGCAGCAAATTGTGCAAAACCGCTTTGCTTCTCCGTCGACCACTGGCACCATTGATTGCGCAATGCTTGGTTATATTGTCGCTTTAGTCCTGTTTTCTCAGCAGAGTAACTGGGTACATCTGATCATTATTTTTGCTTTCTCGATGGTTGGTACGATGCTGTTCGTTCAGTTTCTTCAACGCCTCAAGTTTAAGAGTACTGTCATGGTTCCATTAATCGGAATTATGTATGGGAGTGTTATCTCATCAATGACAACATTTATTGCTTATAAATATGACTTGGTACAGACACTCGGTTCATGGACTGTCGCTAATTTTGCTTCCGTACTACAAGGTAATTATGAGTTTCTTTATATTACTTTTCCTGTTGCGGTCATTGCTTATCTATACGCCAACCGTTTTAGTGCGACCAGTGTGGGGGAGAGCTTTGCAAAAAATATCGGTCTAAATTATCAGCGAATAGTGATGATTGGTGTGGTTTTAGTGGCAACACTCTCTTCATCGGTAGTGATGATTGTTGGTATGATTCCATTCTTAGGTTTGATTGTACCTAATGTTGTTTCGTTATTTATTGGCGATAATATGAAACGTAACTTACCTTGGACAGCTTATACTGGAGTGATTTTAGTTTTAAGTTGTGACATTTTAGGTCGTTTGATCATTTTCCCTTATGAAATCCCTATCTCGATGATCATTAGTCTACTCGGGGGATCTATCTTTATTTATCTCATTTTAAGGGATAAGTCGAATGCGTGA
- a CDS encoding energy transducer TonB encodes MVRWLLSLPLAIVLTVGLFSFMSWMVDFGGHSVPEDKGRLSYDLVMIEPESETARRHRQLPEPPEVPETPEIPTAVNQSQQQKSISTVSPIKMANIALSTDVEGVSLTAPTSMNIGQNQQIMPLHRQNPRYPRRALQRKIEGYVILSFTIDVKGKPKDIKVIEAEPTRVFDREAKSALRRWQYQPMIVDGQVQDRVGQTVKLEFKINK; translated from the coding sequence ATGGTTCGTTGGTTACTGAGCCTGCCGTTAGCCATTGTTCTTACCGTTGGTCTCTTCTCTTTTATGAGTTGGATGGTTGATTTTGGTGGTCATTCTGTTCCTGAAGATAAAGGACGTTTGAGTTATGATTTGGTGATGATCGAGCCAGAAAGTGAAACTGCTCGTCGTCATCGCCAACTTCCAGAGCCGCCTGAAGTCCCAGAGACACCAGAAATACCAACCGCGGTGAATCAAAGTCAGCAGCAAAAGTCGATCAGTACCGTATCGCCTATTAAAATGGCAAATATTGCGTTATCAACTGATGTTGAGGGCGTCTCTTTAACGGCACCTACGTCGATGAATATTGGTCAAAACCAGCAGATTATGCCCCTCCATCGTCAAAATCCTCGTTATCCAAGAAGAGCATTACAACGTAAAATTGAAGGTTATGTGATTCTCTCTTTTACGATTGATGTTAAAGGTAAACCGAAAGATATTAAGGTTATTGAAGCGGAGCCTACTCGTGTATTTGATCGTGAAGCAAAGTCAGCTTTAAGACGTTGGCAATATCAGCCGATGATTGTGGATGGCCAAGTACAAGATCGTGTCGGACAAACGGTTAAATTAGAATTTAAGATAAATAAATGA
- a CDS encoding biopolymer transporter ExbD translates to MRLGQRRRDNEEANIDMTSMLDIVFIMLIFFIVTSSFVKESGVEVNRPSASHSVSQKGAGIFVAITANNEIYIDKRRVDVERVQATLEKLLIEQPKASMVIQADKLAFNGTVVEVMDQAKGAGIEQIALATETP, encoded by the coding sequence ATGCGCTTAGGTCAACGTCGAAGAGATAACGAAGAGGCTAATATTGATATGACGTCAATGTTAGATATTGTCTTTATTATGTTGATTTTCTTTATCGTTACTAGCTCGTTTGTTAAAGAGTCAGGGGTAGAAGTAAATCGCCCATCAGCGAGTCACTCTGTGAGTCAAAAAGGAGCGGGGATTTTCGTTGCGATTACCGCGAATAATGAAATATATATTGATAAACGCCGTGTTGATGTGGAACGAGTACAAGCAACATTAGAAAAATTATTGATTGAACAGCCAAAAGCGTCAATGGTGATCCAAGCGGACAAACTTGCCTTTAATGGGACCGTTGTCGAAGTGATGGATCAAGCAAAAGGGGCTGGGATTGAACAGATAGCGCTTGCGACGGAGACACCCTAA
- a CDS encoding DUF3861 domain-containing protein, whose product MTKTAIKGHRYRITIDEVDSNQQSVNQLQFELEDREDLFKVVESLKKGSGLAEDDATKVGVAIRLLGPVMMKDRKHPLFIDFMPHFKNFMQNLKGKVKAALS is encoded by the coding sequence ATGACAAAAACCGCCATTAAAGGTCACCGTTATCGAATTACGATAGATGAAGTCGATAGTAATCAACAGTCAGTGAATCAATTGCAGTTTGAATTAGAAGATCGTGAAGATCTATTCAAAGTGGTTGAGAGCTTGAAAAAAGGAAGTGGACTTGCGGAAGATGATGCCACGAAAGTGGGTGTCGCGATTCGTTTATTAGGGCCAGTGATGATGAAAGATCGTAAGCATCCTCTATTTATCGATTTTATGCCGCACTTTAAAAATTTCATGCAAAACTTAAAAGGTAAAGTCAAAGCTGCACTGAGCTAA
- a CDS encoding lipopolysaccharide assembly protein LapB has protein sequence MKKIILSIVLLFSSLVILPATAQDQLSPRLSSQVAKAFELEQSDKLTEAIILLEKLNGRSRYEKAYIARLTGIYYWQANQPKKAITQLTLSLESEGFDLQQSWQTEKMLAELLLSQHQAKLSLPHFKHLIQLSQELELTEAQLASLHLNTAKNYYLLEQWYQVLTSLNNYAKFVPTFPLQVLKMRFNAELQLKQYKNAINTNKQILTLDSSQALWWQQLSALYLQVKDNRSALATLLSAERAGITLNLQYQEMMAQLYGQQKVPEQAALRYQSIDDPKLRVLVQEAQSWQTAKEWQKAQQAWLVAAKVESKYYRQVSELALLQGEYQAALNYIDKGKNIDEEQKYRLKLRAYVGLKQYTKAQKIAEQLHRKYPTQSSISWLEYLDKVAK, from the coding sequence ATGAAGAAAATCATTCTATCCATCGTATTGCTGTTTAGCTCATTGGTCATATTGCCCGCGACAGCTCAGGATCAACTCTCACCTCGTCTTTCTAGTCAAGTTGCAAAAGCATTTGAGTTAGAGCAATCCGATAAGCTAACTGAAGCGATAATACTGCTTGAGAAGCTCAATGGTCGTAGTCGTTATGAAAAGGCCTATATTGCAAGATTAACCGGGATCTATTATTGGCAAGCAAACCAACCCAAAAAAGCAATTACACAATTAACACTCTCTTTAGAAAGTGAAGGGTTTGATCTGCAACAGAGTTGGCAAACTGAAAAGATGTTAGCGGAGTTACTGCTTTCTCAACATCAGGCAAAGCTATCTCTGCCTCACTTTAAACACCTTATTCAATTAAGTCAGGAACTCGAACTTACTGAAGCGCAGTTAGCGAGTTTGCATTTAAACACGGCGAAAAACTATTATCTGTTAGAGCAGTGGTATCAGGTATTAACGTCGCTAAACAACTACGCTAAATTTGTACCAACATTTCCGCTTCAAGTATTAAAAATGCGTTTTAATGCCGAGTTACAACTAAAGCAGTACAAAAATGCAATAAACACCAATAAACAGATCTTAACATTAGATTCGTCTCAAGCACTGTGGTGGCAGCAGTTGAGTGCTCTCTATTTACAAGTGAAAGATAATCGTTCTGCTCTGGCGACGCTTCTCTCTGCTGAGCGGGCCGGCATTACATTGAATCTGCAATATCAAGAGATGATGGCACAGCTTTATGGGCAGCAGAAAGTACCCGAGCAAGCGGCGTTACGCTATCAATCAATTGACGATCCCAAGTTGAGAGTCTTAGTACAAGAGGCACAAAGTTGGCAGACAGCAAAAGAGTGGCAAAAGGCGCAGCAAGCTTGGTTGGTTGCCGCTAAAGTTGAAAGTAAATATTATCGTCAAGTTTCAGAGTTAGCCTTACTACAAGGGGAGTATCAAGCGGCTTTAAACTATATTGATAAAGGCAAGAATATTGATGAGGAACAGAAATACCGACTCAAGCTCCGCGCTTATGTTGGATTAAAGCAGTATACAAAAGCGCAGAAAATTGCCGAACAACTGCATCGAAAATATCCTACTCAGTCCTCTATTTCATGGCTTGAGTATTTAGACAAGGTCGCAAAATAA
- a CDS encoding MotA/TolQ/ExbB proton channel family protein: MNDLLQWLPNSDALLPFMYQGGPILWWLGAVVIIFWLIIFERVIFFSKSFPENRKVWITKWQARTDHHSWYARAQRDGMLSEAEDQLNQHLKFLKCLLSLCPMLGLLGTVTGMITVFDTLAAQGNAEPRLMAAGISMATIPTMAGMVAALSGMLAYSRLTKWSHISLLKLEKLLRSDACA; the protein is encoded by the coding sequence ATGAACGATCTCTTACAATGGTTACCCAATAGCGATGCCTTGTTACCGTTTATGTATCAAGGTGGGCCAATACTTTGGTGGCTTGGGGCTGTGGTGATTATTTTCTGGCTAATTATTTTTGAACGTGTGATCTTCTTTTCGAAATCTTTTCCAGAAAATAGAAAAGTTTGGATAACTAAATGGCAAGCACGTACCGATCATCACTCTTGGTATGCAAGAGCGCAGCGTGATGGGATGTTAAGTGAAGCAGAAGATCAACTGAACCAGCATCTGAAGTTTTTAAAATGTCTTTTAAGCCTCTGTCCTATGCTGGGGTTATTAGGCACAGTCACGGGAATGATCACGGTGTTTGATACCCTTGCCGCTCAAGGAAATGCGGAACCACGGCTCATGGCTGCAGGAATCTCAATGGCGACTATCCCCACAATGGCAGGAATGGTTGCTGCATTATCAGGTATGTTAGCTTACTCCCGTTTAACGAAGTGGAGTCATATCAGCTTACTCAAATTAGAAAAATTATTAAGGAGTGATGCATGCGCTTAG
- a CDS encoding glutathione S-transferase family protein, producing the protein MAIIKPKNKRVESFEGIHLYHASFSNCAMRVRLTLEEKGLPWTSHLLNLMKGEHLTDEYIGINPNAVVPTLVDNGVVIIDSADIIDYLDDKYNHFSLRPAAENQQKEMFEWMYLARDNHLSIKTYMYGNIDSFGSMKKSSEELAEYQSKQTFDEGLLKFHQRFNSDEGFSAEELQTATAIIDDCFAKMNQRLKDHDWLVGDAFSLADIAWIPQLIILKMANYPFENYPHLEAWKQAIFKRPSYQRAILDWIPQQD; encoded by the coding sequence ATGGCAATTATCAAACCTAAAAATAAACGTGTTGAGTCTTTTGAAGGTATTCATCTTTATCATGCTAGCTTTTCAAATTGTGCGATGCGAGTTCGACTAACGCTTGAAGAGAAAGGATTACCTTGGACGAGTCATCTTTTAAACCTGATGAAAGGGGAACACCTAACCGATGAATATATTGGGATTAATCCAAATGCGGTTGTTCCAACCTTAGTCGACAATGGTGTTGTTATTATCGATTCAGCCGACATTATTGATTATCTGGATGATAAATATAACCACTTTTCACTTCGACCAGCAGCTGAAAATCAACAAAAAGAGATGTTTGAATGGATGTATCTTGCAAGGGATAATCATCTATCGATTAAAACCTACATGTATGGAAATATCGACTCTTTTGGCAGTATGAAAAAAAGCAGTGAAGAACTTGCCGAGTATCAAAGTAAACAGACATTTGATGAAGGGTTACTTAAATTCCACCAGCGTTTTAACTCTGACGAAGGCTTTAGTGCAGAGGAGTTGCAGACAGCTACGGCAATTATCGATGACTGTTTTGCCAAGATGAATCAACGTCTAAAAGATCATGATTGGTTAGTTGGAGATGCCTTTTCATTAGCTGATATCGCGTGGATACCTCAGCTAATTATATTAAAAATGGCCAACTACCCTTTCGAAAATTATCCGCATTTAGAAGCATGGAAACAGGCTATTTTTAAACGTCCAAGCTATCAACGCGCGATTTTAGATTGGATTCCACAACAAGATTAA
- a CDS encoding iron chelate uptake ABC transporter family permease subunit: MRDNTKIIILTLVAIAICGLFLGKGLTVDNYQFFLSRRIPKVLAIVIAAIAIASSSLIFQTITSNRILTPSILGFDSLYVMIQVLLVVVFGGFSALIINSQLNFLVATGIMIVCAMTLFHFYFKGKERDIFTLLLIGIVLSSLFGSVTGFFTMVIDPDEFNYIQNAMFASFNNINASLVYWSIIPMIVAFIYLFSLANKLDVMWLGKDNAKSLGVDTHKLTMQVMFVTTIMVSISTALVGPVLFFGLIVVALTRQIFGHYRHRYLIVACSLLSVVLLTGGQWIVENLFDFDTTISVIINFLGGGYFLYLLTKHKIN; the protein is encoded by the coding sequence ATGCGTGATAATACAAAAATTATTATTTTAACTCTGGTTGCTATTGCTATTTGTGGGCTGTTTTTAGGAAAAGGACTCACCGTTGATAATTATCAGTTCTTCCTTTCGCGCCGTATACCTAAAGTTCTGGCTATTGTTATTGCTGCGATTGCGATAGCTTCGTCATCATTAATTTTTCAGACTATTACTTCTAATCGCATTTTAACACCGTCTATATTGGGTTTTGATTCGCTGTATGTGATGATCCAAGTATTGCTTGTGGTTGTTTTTGGTGGTTTTAGCGCTTTGATCATTAATAGTCAACTGAACTTTTTAGTGGCAACGGGGATCATGATTGTCTGTGCGATGACCTTGTTTCACTTCTATTTTAAAGGCAAAGAGCGCGATATATTTACATTGCTTTTGATTGGTATTGTTTTAAGTAGTTTATTTGGCAGTGTGACAGGGTTCTTTACCATGGTGATCGATCCTGATGAGTTTAATTATATTCAAAATGCGATGTTTGCCAGCTTTAACAATATTAATGCTTCCTTGGTTTACTGGTCTATTATTCCGATGATAGTGGCTTTTATCTATCTGTTTAGTTTAGCTAATAAATTGGATGTGATGTGGTTAGGGAAAGATAATGCCAAGAGCCTTGGTGTTGATACCCATAAACTCACCATGCAAGTGATGTTTGTGACCACCATCATGGTATCAATTTCAACGGCACTTGTTGGGCCTGTCCTGTTCTTTGGATTGATTGTTGTAGCGTTAACTCGTCAAATATTTGGTCACTATCGTCATCGCTATTTAATTGTCGCATGCTCACTATTATCCGTTGTTCTTCTGACAGGAGGTCAGTGGATTGTTGAAAACCTGTTTGATTTTGATACCACCATTAGCGTCATTATTAATTTCTTAGGTGGCGGTTATTTCTTATATCTATTAACAAAACATAAAATTAATTGA
- a CDS encoding TonB-dependent receptor domain-containing protein: MKLPRHLNPIFTMKPLSLFVTILCSTVSFTASAEIIEEKENKDTDEVMQVWGTEIVNDNSLLKNDIELKQADHLSDLLRDEAGVDVGGSHALNQSINIRGLSELDLDITIDGVDQSNNVFHHVGNLLINPDILQAVDLQVGKNSVINGGLGGGVAFETKDADDLLKPGQKYGARIYGDYGSNDYEGGSATVYGRPTEQLDFLVYYNYLDRHNPDDGDGNEQLGQDGTLQDVLTKFGWQPNEINRLELSYEYYHDKGDYTQKSNMGMGWAGHDSNIYPIKYTRESWALNHELDLGHTQIHSTAYSNNMDYNTDKVGFYNPNTGEELTNEHGITQTWGVKSLAETHLETGSVWHELRYGFEVTTQSAKKKSNGETVGKKDTSDSYSVYVEDEIEIVQDLFITPGVRYDYYKLNANGSVDGSIDKSFDDTSFGLAAKYLLTQEWTVKASATELFKGPALPGSFLENETVNHDENVKAETGVNYEAGIAYESINIAWFDAVGAYVNGFQTNIDDFIDDTYTGKYGLKNEGDVRIRGVESAINLQKNDFSGRLTYSHSDSKFTSVTADSRYVDGQAISGEVGDSFSLNLGYVIPNANLTFGWTSLVTLDLNKDVPEDTAKDGYDVHNISARWTPESIDGFMVTAGVENIFDEEYASHASYDNSTNDYTDYEPGRNYKVSLAYVF, from the coding sequence ATGAAGTTACCTCGCCACTTAAACCCCATTTTTACAATGAAACCTTTAAGTTTATTTGTCACTATTTTATGCTCAACAGTGAGTTTCACCGCCTCTGCTGAAATTATTGAAGAAAAAGAAAATAAAGACACAGATGAAGTCATGCAGGTCTGGGGAACCGAGATTGTTAATGATAACTCCCTATTAAAAAATGATATTGAATTAAAGCAAGCTGACCATTTAAGTGACCTTCTTCGTGATGAAGCCGGTGTTGATGTTGGTGGTTCGCATGCCCTTAATCAGAGTATTAATATTCGTGGTTTAAGTGAGTTAGATTTAGATATCACCATCGATGGTGTTGATCAAAGTAACAATGTTTTCCACCACGTGGGTAATTTACTGATTAACCCTGATATTTTGCAAGCGGTTGATCTTCAAGTCGGGAAAAACTCAGTGATCAATGGCGGTTTAGGTGGTGGTGTTGCTTTTGAAACCAAAGATGCTGACGATCTATTAAAGCCAGGACAAAAGTACGGTGCTCGCATTTATGGTGATTACGGTAGCAATGATTACGAAGGGGGATCGGCAACGGTTTACGGTCGCCCGACAGAGCAGCTTGATTTCTTAGTTTATTATAATTACCTCGATCGCCATAATCCAGATGATGGTGATGGCAATGAACAGTTAGGTCAAGATGGGACGTTACAAGATGTTTTAACCAAGTTTGGTTGGCAACCGAATGAAATTAACCGCTTAGAGCTGAGTTATGAATATTATCATGACAAAGGGGATTATACCCAGAAATCAAATATGGGAATGGGCTGGGCGGGTCATGACAGTAACATTTATCCAATTAAATATACTCGCGAGTCATGGGCATTAAATCACGAATTGGATTTAGGTCATACCCAAATTCATTCAACTGCTTATAGTAATAATATGGATTATAATACGGACAAAGTGGGTTTTTATAATCCGAATACAGGAGAGGAGTTGACCAATGAGCATGGTATCACTCAAACATGGGGTGTTAAGTCTCTTGCCGAAACTCATCTAGAAACCGGTTCTGTTTGGCATGAGTTACGTTATGGCTTTGAAGTGACGACCCAGTCAGCGAAGAAAAAAAGTAACGGTGAAACGGTGGGTAAGAAAGATACTTCAGATAGCTATTCAGTCTATGTCGAAGATGAGATAGAAATCGTACAAGACCTCTTTATTACTCCGGGTGTTCGATACGATTATTATAAGCTCAATGCGAACGGTTCTGTGGATGGTTCTATTGATAAATCCTTTGATGACACCAGCTTTGGTTTAGCAGCAAAATACCTTTTAACTCAAGAGTGGACCGTAAAAGCCAGTGCCACAGAGTTATTTAAAGGCCCTGCATTACCCGGCTCTTTCTTGGAGAATGAGACTGTCAATCACGATGAAAATGTTAAAGCAGAGACGGGTGTTAACTACGAAGCTGGTATTGCGTATGAAAGTATCAATATTGCTTGGTTTGATGCTGTTGGTGCCTATGTTAATGGGTTTCAAACCAATATCGATGACTTCATTGATGATACTTATACAGGAAAGTATGGATTAAAAAATGAAGGTGATGTCAGAATTCGTGGTGTTGAATCTGCGATTAATTTACAGAAAAATGATTTCTCTGGTCGTTTAACGTATTCACATTCTGACTCTAAATTTACCTCAGTAACCGCAGATAGTCGTTATGTTGATGGTCAGGCTATTTCGGGCGAAGTCGGTGATAGTTTCTCTTTGAATCTTGGATATGTTATCCCGAATGCTAACCTAACATTCGGTTGGACAAGTTTAGTCACTTTAGATTTAAATAAAGATGTCCCTGAAGATACGGCAAAAGATGGCTATGATGTTCATAATATCTCTGCTCGCTGGACACCAGAATCCATTGATGGATTCATGGTTACTGCAGGAGTAGAAAACATCTTTGATGAAGAGTACGCCTCTCATGCTTCTTATGATAACTCGACTAATGATTACACCGATTATGAACCTGGCCGTAATTATAAAGTTAGCCTAGCTTACGTATTTTAA
- a CDS encoding siderophore ABC transporter substrate-binding protein, translating into MLRSTNHPQVKHIQKRLLQGMATGLLLMTASVSYAKSYVHDLGSVNIDEVPQRVVVLGYGSLDFVDALGVTPVGMPKQLLPATLEKYKDAQFINTGSLKEVNYETLFTLKPDLIIAEGRMARIYKDLNEIAPTYMFQIDTKDYWNTTKKHWENLSEIFGKQQKGAELIANIDNKINQLHQQAEDKPLKTLTVMSNGSNITKFGAVSRFSFIYQEAGFKTSTSENVKTKAATHGNLISFEYIADAKPDVLLILDRDQAIGTANGHAEELFDNSLVNSTPAAKNNEIKYLDPSAWYLASGGYQSTKVMIDDLNHVFNHAH; encoded by the coding sequence ATGCTCCGTTCTACAAATCACCCACAAGTTAAGCATATTCAAAAGCGATTATTACAAGGCATGGCAACAGGGCTTTTACTGATGACGGCATCCGTTAGTTATGCCAAAAGCTATGTGCATGATCTTGGCTCGGTAAATATTGATGAAGTTCCACAGCGTGTGGTTGTTTTAGGTTATGGTAGCTTAGATTTTGTTGATGCATTAGGAGTTACGCCTGTAGGCATGCCTAAACAGTTATTACCTGCAACGCTTGAAAAATATAAAGATGCACAATTTATAAATACCGGTAGCTTAAAAGAAGTTAACTATGAAACATTGTTTACGTTAAAACCTGACCTAATTATTGCTGAAGGTCGCATGGCGCGTATTTATAAAGATCTAAATGAAATTGCACCCACTTATATGTTTCAAATCGACACCAAAGATTATTGGAATACCACCAAAAAGCATTGGGAAAATTTAAGTGAAATATTTGGTAAGCAGCAAAAGGGTGCTGAGTTAATTGCGAATATTGATAATAAAATTAATCAATTGCATCAACAGGCGGAAGATAAGCCATTAAAAACATTAACCGTGATGAGTAATGGCAGCAATATTACTAAATTTGGTGCAGTGAGTCGTTTCTCTTTTATCTACCAAGAAGCTGGCTTTAAAACGTCAACGTCTGAAAATGTGAAAACAAAAGCTGCAACTCATGGTAATTTGATTTCATTTGAATATATTGCAGATGCAAAACCCGATGTGTTATTAATTTTAGATCGAGATCAGGCGATTGGAACCGCGAATGGTCATGCCGAAGAATTATTTGATAATTCATTAGTAAATTCAACGCCAGCCGCGAAAAATAATGAAATTAAATATTTAGATCCCTCAGCTTGGTATTTAGCGAGTGGTGGTTATCAATCAACGAAAGTTATGATTGATGATCTTAATCACGTATTTAATCACGCACATTAA